The Lactuca sativa cultivar Salinas chromosome 2, Lsat_Salinas_v11, whole genome shotgun sequence genome includes the window tatagcTTATGATTCTTTTTATTCCAATATAGcttatgattattttaattaaaattattattaatttaagttAGATAACTTCCAAAATTGTGTCGTATATATACTCAATCAAATCATTTTTAGAGTGATATGGGTTTTTTAATTATGAAGTCGATCCATATTCATCATATGAAATCAAAAAAGACTAGTTATAGATAATCATAATTGGATGGAAGTATGTTAATATTATCCTTTAATAACTTAATTTCATTaaagaaaataatatataagACTGGAAGGAGTGATATTACATTTGTCATATTTTTTGTTTGTCACATCAGCTTTACCTCAACGTGACTTcaattttactatttttttttttcatgccaCACATTAAGAATGGTAATCATTGTAtgagttaattatttttttaattgtttttaaacaTTTCAATGTAAACTAAATAATGATAGACACATGACGAGTAAATTGGCCGATCAAATGAATGGGCTGATGTGTTTCTTGCGAGTGTTTTTTGGTTGTTTTGAATGTTTGAAGAATACATGATTTTGAATTCTAGAAAGATAGAAGTAGTATtataaagagaaaaaaaaaagatatttgtAAGTGTGGTAAAATTGAATGCTTTAAGGTAATATTTATAATGTAACAGAAAATTTGAATTAAAAAACatccatgagagagagagagagagagagagagagagagagagagagagagagagagagagagagagaaggcaGGCACGGCCTAGGCCACACACCAAGGAGAGTGTGTGTCGTTATGTGACATCTATGGTTAAAACcatacccctaatataagtaaaATATAAGGATCATAAGAAAACTATTTTGGTCAATTCAGTAACGTAGTTTTATCTATTTTTTCGCCATATATACAACAAGCAAACTAATAATGCAGATTTTATAATAAATTATGATGCATGAatcatgattttcaaaataactcaATTTTGCCCCTACTTCAAGTTGGCCAATTTCTATACCATCCAGCCCATGCAGACACCAGCCCACTAATCCCAAGTGTTACAGCATGATTACAAAATGGATTGGGCTCGATATCAGCTAGGCCAATGATCAAATCAGCCAAATTAGCAGCCACAGCCATTAATCTCATCACTCTATCAGCCTTAATCTTCTTAATTTCATCACCTTTTTCCTTTGATTCTGCTAATAAACTCCTTCGAATCCTTCTTTCTTCTTCAATCCCTTCTTTGATCATACTAAAttcaataacacaaaaaaacACATACCCAAGCGATTCTCCAAACGCTGATATGAAACTCATTCTTCGAGCCAGATTTGCATCCAGAACTCCAGTCCTTGATAACCAAAGGAAATGATCAAAGAAAAAATAGACCATTTCCCCTGCGTTAGCAAAGACCGATAGAACCCTGTAAGTCGGGGTTGGGCCAGGGTTTCTCCTAAGGGCGTTGAAGCCCGTGAGAAACCGGCCGGTTCTGAAGGCTTTCCGGCTCAACCCTGATGCCACCTCACACTGTTTGGCTCGATGGGCTGCGTTTGGATTAGTGGTTTCGAGGTGCCAAACAAGGAGTTTAGAGACATATTGGAAGGTTTTGACAAGCTTGTCAATCCCATCTCTTTTTGCCAGGAAGATCACTAGCTTGTCTACTTTGTCATTCATGGTGTGGGGTGAGGTCTAAGGGTAAGAATGTGTGTGATTTGTGGAAACAAATAATGGTGAGGGTGGCATGGAGAGCCACAAGTTAAGGGTAGTTTTGGATAAAATGAATTTATTTATGGACGGACAATATTATTTTTGATATATTATcctagaaatgaaaattttgtcgtCTACATATATTACGAAATTATTAAACAAAAAATCCAAGTAAATAAATTGTACCATTGTTTCGTAAATGATACTTTAAGTATTTTGCAATCTTGTTTCCGTTTACGAGTTATCGGATTTCGGCGTTAGAATTGACGAAAAAAATGCCTTAAAAATTGTTTCACTAATCACTACCAAGACCATGTCATCATTTGAAAAATAAGAAGAAATTATTTTTGTCAAAATCAAATTTCCTAAATTAGGAACAATATTATTATATGACATGTACA containing:
- the LOC111898023 gene encoding peroxisomal membrane protein 11-4; translated protein: MNDKVDKLVIFLAKRDGIDKLVKTFQYVSKLLVWHLETTNPNAAHRAKQCEVASGLSRKAFRTGRFLTGFNALRRNPGPTPTYRVLSVFANAGEMVYFFFDHFLWLSRTGVLDANLARRMSFISAFGESLGYVFFCVIEFSMIKEGIEEERRIRRSLLAESKEKGDEIKKIKADRVMRLMAVAANLADLIIGLADIEPNPFCNHAVTLGISGLVSAWAGWYRNWPT